A stretch of the Aphis gossypii isolate Hap1 chromosome 2, ASM2018417v2, whole genome shotgun sequence genome encodes the following:
- the LOC114123289 gene encoding protein toll-like: MPTMAMSTQSLLMHSECCITIRSRPKMNWLINIIILQVLLGQVFSDLLCLSSDKCSCKHHVYKDEIQVECGLSTVEANLMESIIKVECNSDKIHWEQHFDQINIRDLHYANCLLSDTGIHQTISTLGINKVQNMKLVSMRLNGSLENGYLSNLESVKTLDITLTKLILTNGSFEGTPNLTKLYLRHNYIEEIPNGVFKSLTLLEILDLGDNKITEINSDLFYGIPLKGLNLDSNYLTTLNLNVQSLKHLDVANNRITSITVGNLSKLVDISLNKNVLVTMPDQTFKNTSIESIRFSYGSFTALPHRFLTNLDRLLYVYLRSLNIEKIPENMIWNSSNIIELSLASNRLNELPVMFFRDAGKMKMLDLSKNQIETIDHELLRPLIKLETLDLSNNLIVQINNYGLRYLRNLKYLNLERNKIINFGREALNVPKLTTLKLAYNKISSLISNYEFSLHYLEEIETIDLSNNFINCIDPGWLNLIKLNNINLASNNFTILRIQDIQYINEIVRTNLNNNPLEVIDLSDLEVFARAQSPPNNFWNNRRINLSSDKFICDCRNYEFARFLHNQMPKVVYKYLQIEQKLICNDGLRTEFSNVNMESLTCDWDIFEDVDKTDCTECECTYRPHDKSALMNCSNRNLTLAPEIIISSRNINYTELNLRNNSITKLPNYEKLNIKKLNIGYNNLNTINITQLPKNLVELHMEHNNLTMISETNLNNTLPNINILTMNSNSWICDCDAKNTINFIHKYSSKIFDLANITCYQSTTLLYTLTVEEVCLERSNTATIIIVSMFLAVFSLVLGLLWILYKNYKTKIKIWLYSHNITWPISEESLDQDKKYDAFISFSHKDEELVAKHLVPGLEGGNSPFKLCLHYRDWVVGDWIPAQIARSVDESRRTIIVLSQHFLDSVWGRTEFRTAYSSALNERRSRIIVILYGEMSTKDLDPELKAYLSMNTYIKWGDYWFWEKLRYALPHRPEMKNKTRTKIIVPDKLNPTLLT; the protein is encoded by the exons ATGCCAACCATGGCAATGTCCACGCAGAGTCTGTTGATGCACAGCGAATGCTGCATCACGATCCGCAGCCGGCCCAA aatgaactggttaataaacattattattcttcAAGTGCTTCTTGGTCAAGTATTTTCAGACTTATTGTGTTTAAGTAGTGACAAATGCTCATGTAAGCATCATGTTTACAAAGATGAAATACAAGTGGAATGTGGCTTATCAACTGTGGAAGCCAATTTGATGGAATCCATAATTAAAGTTGAATGTAATTCAGATAAAATACATTGGGAACAGCATTTTGATCAAATCAATATTAGAGATTTACATTATGccaattgtttattatcagATACAGGAATTCATCAAACCATCTCAACACTTGGCATTAATAAGGTTCAAAATATGAAACTAGTCTCTATGAGACTCAATGGTAGTCTAGAAAATGGTTATTTGTCGAATTTGGAGAGTGTAAAGACGTTAGATATtactttaactaaattaatattaaccaatGGATCATTTGAGGGGACACCTAATCTAACAAAATTGTATCTCAGACATAACTACATTGAAGAAATACCTAATGGTGTATTCAAATCCCTTActcttttagaaatattagatttaggAGATAATAAGATAACCGAAATAAATAGTGATCTATTTTATGGTATTCCATTGAAAGGTTTGAATTTGGACTCAAATTATTTAACGACATTGAACTTAAATGTTCAGAGTCTAAAGCATTTGGATGTAGCCAATAATAGAATTACATCTATAACTGTTGGAAATCTCAGTAAACTTGTtgatatatcattaaacaAGAATGTTTTAGTAACAATGCCAgaccaaacatttaaaaacacttCAATAGAGTCTATTAGATTCAGCTATGGTAGTTTTACTGCTCTACCTCATAGATTTTTAACTAACTTAGACAGATTACTTTATGTTTATCTCAGGTCtttaaacatagaaaaaataccAGAAAATATGATTTGGAATTCTtcgaatattatagaattgtcATTAGCTTCAAATCGGTTGAATGAACTGCCAGTGATGTTTTTTCGGGATGctggaaaaatgaaaatgttagatttatctaaaaatcaaattgaaaCTATCGACCATGAATTGCTGAGACCATTAATAAAGCTAGAGACTTTAGATTTatccaataatttaatagttcaaattaataattatggctTAAGGTACTTAAGAAACTTGAAGTACCTCAATTTAGAaagaaataagataataaattttggACGGGAAGCATTAAATGTCCCGAAATTAACAACATTGAAATTGgcttataacaaaataagtagCCTGATCTCAAATTATGAATTctcattacattatttagaGGAAATTGAAACTATTgatttatcaaacaattttataaattgcattGATCCTGGctggttaaatttaattaagttaaataatattaatctagcAAGTAATAACTTCACTATACTTAGAATACaagatattcaatatataaatgaaattgtaaGAACTAATCTTAACAATAATCCATTAGAAGTAATTGATTTGTCAGACTTAGAAGTATTTGCTAGAGCACAATCACCACCAAACAATTTTTGGAATAATAGACGAATAAATCTGTCTAGTGATAAATTCATTTGTGATTGTCGTAATTATGAGTTTGCAAGATTCTTACATAACCAAATGCCAAAAGTAGTGTACAAGTATTTacaaattgaacaaaaattgATATGTAACGATGGTTTGCGTACAGAATTCTCAAATGTAAATATGGAAAGTTTAACATGCGACTGGGACATTTTTGAAGATGTAGATAAGACTGATTGTACAGAGTGCGAGTGTACTTACCGTCCTCATGACAAATCTGCCTTGATGAATTGttcaaatagaaatttaaCATTGGCaccagaaataataatttcaagtagaaatattaattatacagaactgaatttaagaaataattctaTCACCAAGTTGCCAAACtatgaaaaattgaatatcaaaaagttaaatattggttataacaatttaaacactATTAACATAACGCAGTTACCCAAAAATCTTGTG gaatTACACATGGAACATAATAATCTCACGATGATTAGTGAGACGAATTTGAACAATACATTACCCAATATAAACATCTTAACAATGAATAGTAATTCGTGGATATGTGATTGTGATGCTAagaatactataaattttattcataaatattcatCCAAG atttttgatTTGGCTAATATCACCTGCTATCAATCAACAACTCTATTATATACTCTGACTGTAGAAGAAGTATGTTTAGAAAGATCAAATACTGCCACGATCATTATTGTATCTATGTTTTTAGCTGTATTTAGTTTAGTATTAGGTTTGTTAtggattttgtataaaaattacaagacaaaaatcaaaatatggcTGTATtctcataatataacatggcCAATATCTGAAGAATCTCTCGACCAAGATAAAAAGTATGATGCATTTATTAGTTTCTCTCACAAAGACGAAGAACTAGTTGCAAAGCATTTAGTGCCAGGTTTGGAAGGAGGTAATTCACCATTTAAACTTTGTCTTCACTACAGAGACTGGGTGGTTGGCGATTGGATTCCTGCTCAAATTGCTCGTTCAGTTGATGAATCTCGAAgaactattattgtattatcacaACATTTTTTGGACAGTGTTTGGGGTCGTACGGAGTTCAGGACAGCTTATTCTAGTGCTCTGAACGAACGGCGCAGTCGTATAATCGTCATACTTTATGGAGAAATGTCAACCAAAGATTTAGATCCAGAGTTAAAAGCTTATTTATCCATGaacacttatattaaatgGGGAGATTATTGGTTTTGGGAGAAATTGAGATATGCCCTTCCACATAGACcagaaatgaaaaacaaaactagAACTAAGATTATAGTACCCGATAAATTAAATCCTACTTTGTTGAcatga
- the LOC114123297 gene encoding uncharacterized protein LOC114123297 encodes MILHDGMMFDDGSSYQQKMFDRAAVLLQKFPFRFLNRVSRENAAERSGNSRKMTFYYSKRFPNMCTSSSFYDDVMNIAEMHVNYYQSRWFDFGELCSEPSFNESTVPWTNRSVLRPIHSQNTFVHSVNYNYNNNQRDLTNNNTLKVQLPNKLVTILVPTPSSVESFSASSSPLDFEEPITPIKVMSKNNDLQKSPEENNNKIHVIEVDDTKNGSIDSDSSRSDTTIDEKTVSYAEIIKYSKPIKQKQSEKPEYNIIEESKKESIKSIRIPPSKKISIKLPDAPFLPNNQHCAFCKNNGEEESVYRTHFVKDELGNVKCPFLSRYTCPHCKATGTKAHTISRCPLSNKNRINKFNKHQ; translated from the exons ATGATCCTTCACGACGGAATGATGTTTGACGACGGGTCATCGTACCAGCAAAAGATGTTCGACAGGGCAGCCGTACTCTTGCAAAAGTTTCCGTTCCGTTTCCTCAACAGAGTTTCCAGAGAGAACGCCGCCGAGCGGTCCGGCAACTCGCGCAAAATGACGTTTTACTACTCGAAACGTTTCCCAAACATGTGTACGAGCTCGTCGTTCTACGACGACGTAATGAACATCGCAGAAATGCACGTGAACTATTACc AATCTCGTTGGTTTGATTTTGGTGAACTATGTTCAGAGCCATCTTTCAATGAATCTACAGTTCCATGGACTAATCGTTCAGTATTACGACCAATACATTCACAAAATACGTTTGTCCATAGTgtcaattacaattataataacaatcagagggatttaacaaataataatactcttaAAGTTCAATTACCCAATAAATTAGTCACCATACTAGTACCAACACCTAGTTCTGTCGAATCATTTTCAGCATCTAGTTCGCCATTAGATTTTGAAGAGCCTATTACACCTATAAAAGTAAtgtctaaaaataatgatttacaaaaatcaccagaagagaataataataaaatacatgtcaTAGAGGTTGATGATACCAAAAATGGCAGCATTGACTCTGATAGTTCTAGATCTGATACTACTATTGATGAAAAGACTGTTTCATATGcggaaatcataaaatattccaaacctataaaacaaaaacaatctGAAAAGcctgaatacaatattattgaagaaTCTAAAAAAGAATCTATTAAATCTATTAGAATTCCgccatctaaaaaaatatcaattaagcTGCCTGATGCTCCGTTTCTACCAAATAATCAACATTGTgctttttgtaaaaacaatgGTGAAGAAGAATCAGTTTATAGAACACATTTTGTTAAAGATGAACTAGGGAATGTGAAGTGTCCATTCTTATCAAGGTACACATGTCCACATTGTAAGGCAACTGGGACTAAAGCACATACTATTAGTAGATGTccattaagtaataaaaatagaattaataaatttaataaacatcagTGA
- the LOC114123290 gene encoding protein brunelleschi yields MRSSVSAILSTPTQDPNMSHPDYEMTVHDHGTLLILVKHLGEELSSKNFNRLFERICRINQLRIVDGTGVERCVQARYIKEYPVGNNDWGDFQTHRRLLGLITVSKCKLQIELNEICRLHESLKVKYQSTLFDSRCIIFGVNAPNSPELSTPSNFKSRDIYYASDNDPNPSIEMHLNEFLSSLFWVLDAKRLEKSKEKLDKATLLIAPFEKRNIIGLDMESRANKKRCMGRVTKHLADLNLQTGFLNDALNFYQTAIDTLRSCNDWLWLGGCLEGLCATSLMILQPQNPLTKSNFQRNASLQERHSRFKFRPLSTNAGFVSLDDNAIRSTMPQNLLSIDDIYKNYGEALKHYSKYLNAGVILTEGSLKAARIAVDHHHFIHVHYFLQNVLPVNLTLTDEEKIQRLMKLAELYSEIGFHRKASFFQWLASKRYVSASNPHTSWEQCYQLLLKMLPGHKLSLDPNDYVPGGQFGWPELQRQVVNEIVLAAKRVGNASLATRHCTFLLQTMWWMMDKVERSAYATQLSVLSAQCEGSPVPLILDNGLVIPPANLLNIPQPENFSVQNLKLHLRPHKLVKVKEDFGPFLFTPLKFGSMEKYNIKSNKMEYVWVINEPCEVILELSNPLNFELEVTNILLLTNGAVFESIPFSINLPPETSYQNVVLTGIPKEIGEIEINGYSTHTLGVKSNCRLKNIPNVPETTYNVQVIPSMPCLEAFILDSKNETVSNITLFAGESLDYNLKILNVGSISIDLLEISIESTIEHSLKNSIIKIDTENIKDYLPITPKSEILVGIHLTGALNFLSSNQYPLAELNSLKSSLTISGPSSYPSLPSPKQRNERLSPMTASSFRSGESSLNSNCSRYRSPTDITSLKVIEFNIKIKYAGGEGMAAGYCRIISCVLSLNIFNSVLVTGWDVLQAETGSQFYLVLDVVNVTNQEMELKYATNKSILMEEKESYRIPVPVDRFLIHSLEQVSSGEEGQADMVSQCNKHIAEQVLLRWSVNSYDDLPARWGVAKLYGLTLCPQMLDIVCTSPIYWEINLNEEKIVSECDEKLLSETSQYPVGQQLKLQIWVHNSLMSPLDDVTLELNFYQDYHNGTTNSQLGNRLATTGSTKTHTTRVNKHDRLYHECGVIFFYPGQYKLNLQCQTLKQHIWKLIPPLQLDITAE; encoded by the exons ATGAGATCTTCAGTTAGTGCCATTTTGTCAACTCCAACACAAGACCCAAACATGTCGCATCCAGACTATGAAATGACTGTTCATGATCACGGTACTTTACTTATACTAGTGAAACATCTtg GTGAAGAATTATCATCAAAAAACTTTAACCGTCTTTTTGAACGTATATGCCGAATAAATCAGTTACGTATAGTAGATGGTACTGGTGTGGAACGATGTGTTCAAGCAAGATATATCAAAGAGTATCCAGTTGGTAATAATGATTGGGGTGATTTTCAAACACATAGACGACTCTTGGGTCTTATAACTGttt ctaaatGCAAACttcaaattgaattaaatgaaatatgtagATTACATGAaagcttaaaagttaaatatcaaTCTACTCTGTTTGATTcacgatgtattatatttggtgTAAATGCTCCTAACTCTCCAGAATTAAGTACACCATCAAATTTCAAGTCAagagatatatattatgctagtGATAATGATCCAAATCCTTCAAttgaaatgcatttaaatgaatttttgtCCTCTTTATTTTGGGTATTGGATGCCAAACGCCTGGAAAAGTCAAAAGAAAag TTGGATAAAGCCACTTTGTTGATTGCTCCATTTGAAAAACGTAATATCATTGGCTTAGACATGGAGTCTAGAGCTAATAAGAAACGCTGTATGGGACGTGTAACAAAGCATTTAGCTGATTTGAATCTGCAAActggttttttaaatgatgctcttaatttttatcagaCTGCTATAGATACACTACGTTCTTGTAATGATTGGCTTTGGCTAGGAG gtTGTTTGGAAGGATTATGTGCAACATCATTGATGATATTGCAACCTCAAAATCCACtgacaaaatcaaattttcaaagaaatGCTTCACTTCAAGAACGTCATTCTAGATTCAA gtTTAGGCCATTATCTACAAATGCTGGTTTTGTTTCATTAGATGATAATGCTATCAGATCTACAATGCCTCAGAATTTACTTAGTATTgatgatatttataagaattatggTGAAGCTCTGAAACACTATAGTAAA tatttaaatgctGGAGTAATATTAACCGAAGGAAGTTTAAAAGCTGCTCGTATAGCAGTTGATCATCATCATTTTATACATgtccattattttttacaaaatgttttacctGTAAACTTGACTTTGACTGATGAGgagaaa atacagcGTTTAATGAAATTAGCTGAACTATATTCTGAAATTGGTTTTCATCGTAAAGCATCATTTTTCCAATGGTTGGCTTCAAAAAGATATGTTTCTGCTAGTAATCCACATACCTCATGGGAACAGTGCTATcagttattacttaaaatgttgCCTGGACATAAGTTATCGTTGGATCCAAATGATTATGTACCTGGAGGGCAATTTGGATGGCCTGAATTACAACGACAAGTAGttaatgaaattgtattaGCTGCAAAAAGGGTTGGAAATGCTAGCTTAGCAACAAGgcattgtacatttttgttaCAAACTATGTGGTGGATGATGGACAAAGTAGAGAGAAGCGCTTATGCTACACAACTCTCTGTATTATCTGCACAATGTGAAGGTTCTCCTGTTCCACTTATATTGGATAATGGGCTTGTAATACCTCCAGcaaatcttttaaatataccacAACCTGA gAACTTTTctgttcaaaatttgaaacttCACTTAAGACCACATAAGTTAGTAAAAGTTAAGGAGGATTTTGgtccatttttatttactccattaaaatttggttcaatggaaaaatataatattaaaagtaataaaatggaATATGTTTGGGTAATTAATGAACCTTGTGAAGTCATACTAGAACTTAGTAAtccattaaattttgaattagaagtaacaaatatt cttcTATTAACAAATGGCGCTGTCTTTGAAAGTATTCCATTTTCTATAAACTTACCACCAGAAACTAGTTATCAAAATGTTGTGTTAACTGGTATACCTAAAGAAATAGGAGAAATTGAAATTAACGGTTATTCTACACATACGTTAGGAGTAAAATCTAATTGTcgtcttaaaaatattccaaatgTACCCGAAACGACATATAATGTGCAAGTTATTCCGTCAATGCCGTGTCTGGAAGCATTCATTTTAGACTCAAAAAATGAGACTGTatctaatattacattatttgctGGTGaaag tttggattataatctaaaaatattaaatgttggaTCGATTTCTATTGATCTTTTAGAAATATCAATTGAATCAACTATTGaacattcattaaaaaatagtataattaaaattgacactgaaaatataaaagattatttaCCAATTACTCCTAAATCAGAAATATTAGTGGGTATTCATTTGACTGgtgcattaaattttctttcaaGCAACCAGTATCCACTGGcag AACTAAATAGTTTGAAAAGTAGCTTAACTATATCAGGTCCAAGTTCTTATCCATCATTACCTAGTCCTAAACAAAGAAATGAAAGATTGTCTCCAATGACTGCTTCATCATTTCG atcagGAGAAAGcagtttaaattcaaattgttcAAGATATAGAAGCCCAACTGATATAACatctttaaaa gttattgaatttaatattaaaataaaatatgctggAGGTGAAGGTATGGCTGCTGGTTATTGCAGGATAATTTCATgtgttttatcattaaatatattcaactcTGTACTAGTAACTGGATGGGATGTTTTACAAGCAGAAAC GGGTTCCCAATTTTATTTGGTACTTGATGTTGTGAATGTTACCAATCAAGAAATGGAACTTAAATATGCaacaaataaaagtattttaatggaAGAAAAAGAATCTTACAGAATTCCAGTACCCgttgatagatttttaattcatagttTAGAACAG gttagTAGTGGCGAAGAAGGGCAAGCTGATATGGTATCCCAGTGTAACAAACATATAGCTGAACAAGTTTTGTTAAGATGGTCAGTTAATTCTTATGATGATTTACCAGCCAGATGGGGTGTTGCAAAATTATACGGTCTTACATTGTGTCCTCAGATGCTTGATATTGTTTGCACATCACCTATTTATTGGG aaataaatttaaatgaagaaaaaattgtCAGTGAGTGTGATGAAAAGCTATTATCAGAAACATCCCAATATCCTGTTGGTCAACAACTAAAACTACAGATTTGGGTACATAATTCTCTTATGTCTCCATTGGATGATGTTACATTGGAACTGAATTTTTACCAGGACTATCATAATGGAACTACAAACAGTCAACTAGGAAATAGATTAGCTACTACTGGATCAACTAAAACTCATACAACTAGA GTTAACAAACATGATAGGTTATATCACGAATGTGGAGTAATATTCTTTTATCCAGGTCAATACAAATTGAATTTGCAGTgtcaaacattaaaacaacatatttgGAAATTAATACCTCCATTACAATTGGATATTACTGctgaataa